A single window of Saccharomyces kudriavzevii IFO 1802 strain IFO1802 genome assembly, chromosome: 16 DNA harbors:
- the DIM1 gene encoding putative dimethyladenosine transferase (similar to Saccharomyces cerevisiae DIM1 (YPL266W); ancestral locus Anc_6.1), giving the protein MGKAAKKKYSGTTSSKQVSAEKHLSSVFKFNTDLGQHILKNPLVAQGIVDKAQIRPSDVVLEVGPGTGNLTVRILEQAKNVVAVEMDPRMAAELTKRVRGTPVEKKLEIMLGDFMKTELPYFDVCISNTPYQISSPLVFKLINQPRPPRVSILMFQREFALRLLARPGDSLYCRLSANVQMWANVTHIMKVGRNNFRPPPQVESSVVRLEIKNPRPQVDYNEWDGLLRIVFVRKNRTISAGFKSTTVMDILEKNFKTFLAMNNEMVDDTKGSMHDVINEKIDTVLKETNLNDKRAAKCDQNDFLRLLYAFHQVGIHFS; this is encoded by the coding sequence ATGGGCAAGGCTGCTAAAAAGAAGTACTCCGGAACAACGTCGTCAAAACAAGTCTCTGCGGAAAAGCACTTAAGTTCAGTATTTAAATTCAATACTGACTTGGGTCAGCATATTTTAAAAAATCCTTTGGTGGCACAGGGGATTGTTGATAAGGCACAGATCAGGCCTTCGGATGTTGTCTTGGAAGTTGGTCCCGGTACAGGAAATCTAACAGTAAGAATTCTAGAACAAGCGAAAAACGTGGTAGCTGTAGAAATGGACCCTAGAATGGCGGCAGAATTAACCAAGAGAGTACGTGGTACACCTGTGGAGAAAAAGCTGGAAATCATGTTGGGAGATTTCATGAAAACTGAATTACCGTATTTTGACGTATGTATCAGTAATACACCTTACCAAATCTCATCGCCTCTAGTTTTCAAGTTGATTAACCAGCCAAGACCACCAAGGGTATCCATTCTTATGTTTCAAAGAGAGTTTGCTTTAAGATTATTGGCAAGGCCTGGCGATTCATTATATTGTAGATTATCCGCTAATGTACAAATGTGGGCTAACGTTACACATATTATGAAAGTGGGGAGGAACAACTTCAGACCACCGCCTCAAGTGGAATCTAGTGTTGTCAGATTGGAGATCAAAAATCCCAGACCACAAGTGGATTACAACGAATGGGATGGTTTATTAAGAATCGTATTTGTAAGGAAAAACAGGACGATCTCAGCTGGCTTTAAATCAACCACCGTGATGGACATACTggagaaaaatttcaaaacatttttaGCAATGAACAACGAAATGGTGGATGATACAAAGGGCTCTATGCACGACGTTATCAACGAGAAGATTGACACCGTGCTCAAAGAGACCAACTTAAATGACAAAAGAGCTGCCAAATGTGATCAAAACGATTTTCTAAGACTACTATACGCCTTCCACCAAGTCGGTATCCATTTTTCGTGA
- the ACM1 gene encoding Acm1p (similar to Saccharomyces cerevisiae ACM1 (YPL267W); ancestral locus Anc_6.2), with amino-acid sequence MISPSKKRTILSSKNVNQKSGAIKKGNELHSPSKGRSRIDTEYALRRSPVKAVQITKTPQFLVYEETPEERHEIIYRHSNELCSNRSASCDENNPSQVKENLSPTKSISNSLALLREGQRTALKDLSVDEFKGYIQNPLTNETIPLTLPLGSKKISLPSFVTPPRNSKISVFFSTKTQAHNPETIKSRSTDDVDPNKVVRKLSFHICEDK; translated from the coding sequence ATGATATCACcatcaaaaaagagaacTATCTTATCAAGTAAGAACGTCAACCAAAAATCAGGGgctataaaaaaaggtaaCGAACTGCATTCTCCATCGAAGGGAAGATCACGAATAGACACAGAATATGCACTAAGGCGAAGCCCGGTTAAAGCTGTCCAGATTACAAAAACTCCGCAATTTCTGGTATATGAAGAAACGCCTGAAGAAAGACACGAGATCATTTACAGGCATAGTAATGAGTTATGCAGTAATAGGAGTGCTTCATGCGATGAAAATAACCCTTCACAAGTAAAGGAAAACCTTTCACCCACTAAATCTATTTCCAACAGTTTGGCGCTTCTACGGGAAGGCCAAAGAACTgcattgaaagatttaaGCGTTGATGAGTTCAAAGGCTACATACAAAATCCTCTCACTAATGAGACCATACCGTTGACATTACCATTAGGTAGCAAGAAAATCAGCCTGCCCAGTTTTGTAACTCCACCAAGGAACTCGAAGATctcagttttcttttccaccAAAACCCAGGCACATAATCCAGAAACGATAAAGTCCCGTTCCACCGACGATGTTGATCCAAACAAAGTAGTAAGAAAACTGTCCTTCCACATCTGCGAAGATAAATAA
- the DIP5 gene encoding dicarboxylic amino acid permease (similar to Saccharomyces cerevisiae DIP5 (YPL265W)): MKMSLKNVLTSAASPRNSSSLDSDRDAYYSKQNPDSFPVKEQEIYNIDLEENNVSSRSSTFTSPSARDDSFAVPDGKDETTRLRKDLKARHISMIAIGGSLGTGLLIGTGTALMTGGPVAMLIAYAFVGLLVFFTMACLGEMASYIPLDGFTSYASRYVDPALGFAIGYTYLFKYFILPPNQLTAAALVIQYWVSRDRVNPGVWITIFMVVIVAINVIGVKFFGEFEFWLSSFKVLVMLGLILLLFIIMLGGGPDHDRLGFRYWRDPGAFKEYSAAIGGGKGKFVSFLAVFVYSLFSYTGIELTGIVCSEAQNPRKSVPKAIKLTVYRIIVFYLCTVFLLGMCVAYNDPRLISTKGKALSAAASPFVVAIQNSGIKVLPHIFNACVLVFVFSACNSDLYVSSRNLYALAIDGKAPKIFSKTNKWGVPYNALIFSVLFCCLAYMNVSAGSAKIFNYFVNVVSMFGILSWITILIVYIYFDKACRAQGIDKSKFAYVAPGQRYGAYFALVFCIFIALIKNFTVFLGHKFDYKTFITGYIGLPVYVFSWVGYKLIYKTKVIKSTDVDLYTFKEIYDREEEQGKIEDQEKEERLKKNGKNMEWFYEKFLGHIF, translated from the coding sequence ATGAAGATGTCTCTAAAGAATGTGCTTACCAGCGCAGCATCGCCTCGTAACTCTTCCTCTCTTGACAGTGACCGTGATGCCTACTATTCCAAGCAGAATCCAGACAGTTTTCCCGTaaaggaacaagaaatttatAACATTGAtctggaagaaaacaatgtaTCATCTCGTTCATCCACTTTTACATCACCTTCCGCAAGGGACGATTCCTTTGCAGTTCCAGATGGTAAAGATGAAACCACAAGGTTAAGGAAAGATTTGAAGGCAAGGCATATCTCCATGATTGCTATAGGTGGGTCACTGGGGACAGGACTGCTTATAGGTACAGGTACCGCTTTAATGACCGGTGGTCCCGTTGCGATGTTGATTGCATATGCCTTTGTTGGTCTTTTGGTCTTTTTCACCATGGCCTGCCTTGGTGAAATGGCTTCTTACATTCCATTGGATGGTTTTACAAGTTATGCTTCCCGTTATGTGGATCCTGCCCTAGGGTTTGCCATTGGGTACACctatcttttcaaatatttcatctTACCTCCAAATCAACTTACTGCTGCGGCTTTGGTCATTCAATACTGGGTTAGTAGAGATCGTGTTAATCCTGGTGTGTGGATCACTATATTCATGGTGGTGATTGTTGCTATCAATGTCATTGGTGTGAAATTTTTCggtgaatttgaattttggtTATCTAGTTTCAAAGTTTTGGTGATGTTGGGTCTTATCCTATTActatttattattatgcTTGGTGGTGGCCCCGACCATGATCGTTTGGGGTTCAGATACTGGCGTGATCCTGGTgctttcaaagaatattcGGCGGCAATCGGTGGTGGCAAGGGAAAATTTGTCTCTTTCCTTGCAGTTTTCGTTTACAGTCTTTTCAGTTACACCGGTATTGAATTGACTGGTATCGTTTGTTCTGAAGCTCAAAATCCAAGGAAAAGTGTTCCAAAGGCAATTAAATTGACCGTTTATCGTATCATTGTTTTCTACCTCTGTactgtttttcttttgggtATGTGTGTCGCCTACAATGATCCTCGTTTGATATCGACAAAGGGTAAGGCTCTGTCTGCCGCAGCATCTCCATTTGTGGTTGCCATTCAAAACTCAGGTATTAAAGTACTACCACATATCTTCAACGCCTGCGTCCtcgtttttgttttcagtgCCTGTAACTCAGATTTGTATGTTTCTTCCAGAAACCTGTATGCATTGGCCATTGACGGCAAGGCACCCAAGATCTTCTCTAAGACGAACAAATGGGGTGTACCTTACAACGCTTTGATATTTTCCGTGTTGTTTTGTTGCTTGGCGTATATGAATGTGTCTGCAGGATCagcaaaaattttcaattactTTGTTAACGTTGTTTCTATGTTTGGTATCTTAAGTTGGATCACCATCCTTATTGTTTACATCTACTTCGACAAGGCTTGCCGTGCTCAAGGTATTGACAAATCTAAATTTGCTTATGTTGCTCCTGGTCAACGTTACGGTGCTTATTTTGCCTTGgtcttttgtatttttattgctttgatcaaaaattttactGTTTTCCTCGGTCATAAATTTGACTATAAAACTTTCATCACTGGGTATATTGGGTTGCCTGTTTACGTCTTTTCTTGGGTTGGGTATAAATTGATTTACAAGACCAAAGTTATAAAATCAACTGACGTGGATTTATACACCTTTAAGGAAATATACGacagagaagaagaacaggGCAAAATAGAAGACCAAGAGAAGGAAGAAcgtttgaagaaaaacggTAAAAATATGGAATGGTTTTACGAAAAGTTTTTGGGTCATATCTTCTAG